In Fusobacterium canifelinum, a genomic segment contains:
- a CDS encoding sensor histidine kinase codes for MVFISIILPNFILYSNLAIYEYIEISVDLWDKEQLLYAVFITIFQNISRLFPIFFSVFLLADSVEIFVNKKSNFIFKIIFSLIIIQILYFIVYKIYFDMSYYFGKVAILQMLYLILHLHYQFQQITLLKRSFILFLVFTGIQWLDITKYFSILDYKTTGELLFDIKNIAFLMKAEHMLDLIGILFFILFFTFAILLSIIFFNQERKQKMYIKETEIAKTFSDLKLKEIENRYFKEIQYLVHDLKTPLFSIGTLIEILDMQEENEKKKIYYKKIEKSLERCNIMVSEILRDKNKNFISTEKVFNFILSYLSSHECIKYINYQNYCKEKKIKVNKITFSRAITNLIINSYEAFLGKNGKIDLIIKDYKKIILIKIEDNGKGMTDEEIEKAFEIGYSTKKSSGVGLNFIKTVMDEHKCELKILNKRSGGLGAYIVMKGENVENEK; via the coding sequence ATGGTTTTCATAAGTATAATTTTACCTAATTTTATTTTATATAGTAATTTAGCTATTTATGAGTATATTGAAATCAGTGTTGACCTATGGGATAAAGAGCAATTATTATATGCGGTTTTTATAACAATTTTTCAAAACATTTCAAGACTTTTTCCAATATTCTTTTCTGTTTTTCTTTTAGCAGACTCTGTAGAAATTTTTGTAAACAAAAAATCTAATTTTATTTTTAAAATTATTTTTAGTTTAATTATAATTCAAATTCTTTATTTTATAGTCTATAAGATATATTTTGACATGAGTTATTATTTTGGTAAAGTAGCTATCCTTCAGATGTTATATTTAATTTTGCATTTACATTATCAATTTCAACAAATAACCCTATTAAAAAGAAGTTTTATACTTTTTTTAGTATTTACAGGAATTCAATGGTTAGATATAACTAAATATTTTTCAATTTTAGATTATAAAACGACAGGAGAATTATTATTTGATATTAAAAATATTGCCTTTCTAATGAAAGCAGAACATATGTTAGATTTAATTGGAATACTATTCTTTATATTATTTTTTACTTTTGCTATACTTCTTTCAATAATTTTCTTTAATCAAGAAAGAAAGCAAAAAATGTATATAAAGGAAACTGAAATAGCAAAAACTTTTTCCGATTTAAAACTTAAGGAAATTGAAAATAGATATTTTAAAGAAATACAATATCTAGTTCATGATTTAAAAACCCCTCTTTTTTCAATAGGAACATTAATAGAAATACTTGATATGCAAGAAGAAAATGAGAAAAAGAAAATATATTATAAAAAAATTGAGAAATCTTTGGAAAGATGTAATATTATGGTCTCTGAAATCTTAAGAGATAAAAATAAAAATTTTATTAGTACAGAAAAAGTTTTTAATTTTATACTTTCTTATTTATCAAGTCATGAATGTATTAAATATATAAATTATCAAAATTACTGTAAAGAAAAAAAAATAAAAGTTAATAAAATTACTTTTTCTAGGGCTATAACTAATTTAATAATAAATTCTTATGAGGCATTTCTTGGAAAAAATGGTAAAATTGATTTGATAATTAAAGATTATAAAAAGATTATATTAATAAAAATTGAAGATAATGGAAAAGGTATGACTGATGAAGAAATAGAAAAAGCCTTTGAAATTGGATATTCTACAAAAAAATCTAGTGGAGTTGGTCTTAATTTTATAAAAACTGTTATGGATGAACATAAGTGTGAACTAAAAATATTAAACAAAAGAAGTGGTGGCTTAGGTGCTTATATAGTGATGAAAGGAGAAAATGTTGAAAATGAAAAATAA
- the ggt gene encoding gamma-glutamyltransferase: protein MKKKFLLVGIIALVFSVISYGKASNNSVKKSNVESWKPYDTNGEMIRTDRGAIGKIGVVSTSKVEASRIGADILKKGGNAIDAAVAAGFALGVVEPNSSGLGGGGFMLIRIAKTGETVFIDFRERAPQKASPEMWIVDADGKVVGNKKVEGGKAAAVPGEVAGLLYALEKYGTMSREQVIRPAVNLAKNGYYVTPTLSNDMKSEFDKLEKYPESAKVYLNKEGLPYEVGDKFTNKDLAKTLEIIIKKGKDGFYKGEVAQAIVKTLNKYDGLYTMEDLANYKPLVRKPVTGTYRGYEIISSPSPSSGGAIVIEILNILENFNVGELEVNSPEYLHLFSEAYKLAYADRAKYMGDSDYTPVPMKGFVSKKYAKEISKDIDMKVAHESKAHDPWLYESEDTTHYSIADKEGNMVAITKTVNGLFGNSVVVDGYGFVMNNEMDDFVVEAGHPNSVAPGKTPLSSMSPTIVLKDGKPFMVLGSPGATKIISTVSQVISRVIDHNMSMQDAIDTPRLWDNTSNVLNIESRIPDETVKKLEAMGHKVNKTSDWDRGMGSVQGVLYKKDGTLEGGADPRRDGKALGL, encoded by the coding sequence ATGAAGAAAAAATTTCTTTTAGTAGGTATTATAGCCCTAGTTTTTTCTGTGATATCTTATGGAAAAGCTTCAAATAATTCTGTTAAAAAGTCTAATGTAGAAAGTTGGAAACCATATGATACTAATGGTGAAATGATTAGAACAGACAGAGGAGCAATAGGCAAGATTGGTGTTGTTTCCACTAGTAAAGTTGAAGCCAGTAGAATAGGAGCAGATATTCTGAAAAAAGGTGGAAATGCTATTGATGCTGCAGTTGCAGCTGGTTTTGCTTTAGGTGTGGTTGAACCAAATTCTTCAGGTCTAGGTGGTGGAGGATTTATGTTGATTAGAATTGCTAAAACAGGAGAAACTGTTTTTATAGATTTTAGAGAAAGAGCTCCTCAAAAAGCCTCACCTGAAATGTGGATTGTTGATGCAGATGGAAAAGTTGTAGGAAATAAAAAGGTAGAAGGTGGAAAAGCAGCAGCTGTACCAGGAGAAGTTGCAGGACTTCTTTATGCACTTGAAAAATATGGAACAATGTCTAGAGAACAAGTTATAAGACCTGCTGTTAATCTTGCTAAAAATGGATATTATGTTACTCCAACTTTATCAAATGATATGAAATCGGAGTTTGATAAATTAGAAAAATATCCAGAATCTGCTAAAGTCTATTTAAATAAAGAAGGCTTACCTTATGAAGTAGGAGATAAATTTACTAATAAAGATTTAGCTAAAACTTTAGAAATTATTATAAAGAAAGGAAAAGATGGTTTCTATAAAGGTGAAGTTGCTCAAGCAATTGTAAAAACTCTTAATAAATATGATGGACTTTATACAATGGAAGATTTAGCAAATTATAAACCATTAGTGAGAAAGCCAGTAACTGGAACTTATAGAGGATATGAAATAATTTCTTCACCTTCTCCAAGTTCAGGTGGTGCAATAGTAATTGAAATATTAAATATATTAGAAAACTTTAATGTTGGTGAATTAGAAGTTAACTCTCCTGAATACTTACATTTATTCTCTGAAGCATATAAACTAGCTTATGCTGATAGAGCAAAGTATATGGGAGATAGTGACTATACACCTGTACCAATGAAGGGTTTTGTATCTAAAAAATATGCTAAAGAAATTTCAAAGGATATTGATATGAAAGTTGCTCACGAGAGTAAAGCTCATGATCCTTGGTTATATGAATCTGAAGATACAACACACTATTCAATAGCAGATAAAGAAGGAAATATGGTTGCTATTACAAAAACAGTAAATGGCTTATTTGGAAATAGTGTTGTTGTTGATGGATATGGTTTTGTTATGAATAATGAAATGGATGATTTCGTTGTTGAAGCAGGGCATCCAAATTCAGTAGCTCCTGGAAAAACTCCATTGAGTTCTATGTCACCAACAATTGTTTTAAAAGATGGAAAACCATTTATGGTTTTAGGTTCTCCAGGTGCAACAAAAATAATAAGTACTGTTTCACAAGTTATAAGTAGGGTTATTGATCATAATATGAGTATGCAAGATGCTATAGATACACCAAGATTATGGGATAATACTTCAAATGTTTTAAATATTGAAAGTAGAATTCCAGATGAAACAGTAAAAAAACTTGAAGCTATGGGACATAAAGTAAATAAAACTTCTGATTGGGATAGAGGAATGGGTTCTGTACAAGGAGTTCTTTATAAAAAAGATGGTACACTTGAAGGTGGAGCTGATCCAAGAAGAGATGGAAAAGCATTAGGATTATAA
- a CDS encoding DUF6305 family protein has product MKKLFITLLFLLSTLSAFAAKFEKPVTLTSIGQSADVQMVKALLKKAGIEANFDKSITAEGLKGEKTIILAIGGSSKGLGAAGIKAEDELARAEKLIKTAKDKKIKIIGMHIGGEARRGELSDKFVKVAAPYCDYLIIVDEGNKDGMFTKISSEKKIPMDTVPKITNAVDPLKKAFE; this is encoded by the coding sequence ATGAAAAAATTATTTATTACATTATTATTTTTATTATCAACTTTATCTGCATTTGCTGCAAAATTTGAAAAACCTGTTACTCTTACTTCAATAGGTCAAAGTGCAGACGTACAAATGGTTAAAGCATTATTAAAAAAAGCTGGAATTGAAGCTAATTTTGATAAATCAATTACAGCTGAAGGGTTAAAGGGAGAAAAAACAATTATTTTAGCAATAGGAGGTAGCTCTAAAGGTTTAGGGGCTGCTGGAATAAAAGCAGAAGATGAACTTGCAAGAGCTGAAAAATTAATAAAGACTGCTAAAGATAAAAAAATAAAAATTATTGGGATGCATATAGGTGGAGAAGCAAGAAGAGGAGAATTATCTGATAAATTTGTTAAAGTTGCCGCTCCATATTGTGACTATTTAATAATAGTAGATGAAGGAAATAAAGATGGTATGTTTACAAAAATCTCTTCTGAAAAAAAGATACCTATGGATACTGTTCCAAAAATTACTAATGCTGTTGATCCTTTAAAAAAGGCATTTGAATAA
- a CDS encoding TRAP transporter large permease subunit translates to MSIELILFLAMVAVFAVACFVFKLPVSLAMVLSSITGTLIAGEGIPIRHLVEGMFGYLDTILVIATAMIFMKVIQEIGTLNALSATIIKKFHKIPWLLLIFLMFVSMFPGMITGSSTASVLTAGSIVAPILLLIGIPMTETATIIALGGLCGMIAPPVNIPAMIIGGGIDMPYVGFTIPLLLLTIPVAIFSVLFLGLKYVKKIDYEKIKNEIDFSAMEQYGIKLYFPVILAIFLMIMDKVLPNIFRLGMPLIFIISTFVGLFCGKKINFFKVSKNAINESLPVMGILMGVGMFIQIITLTGVRGYIVVNSLSLPQSLVYIAMAITIPLFGAVSSFGASSVLGVPFLMVFLAKNQIITGSAISFIASLGDLMPPTALAGIFAAQIVGMKDYTPVLKKSIVPAIVIIIYSILMIIFSKELAAIIY, encoded by the coding sequence ATGTCAATTGAATTAATATTATTTTTAGCTATGGTAGCAGTATTTGCAGTAGCTTGTTTTGTTTTTAAATTACCTGTAAGTTTAGCAATGGTTCTTTCATCAATAACAGGAACCTTAATAGCAGGTGAGGGTATTCCTATTAGACATTTAGTTGAAGGAATGTTTGGTTACTTAGATACTATATTAGTAATAGCAACAGCTATGATATTTATGAAAGTTATTCAAGAAATAGGAACTTTAAATGCACTTAGTGCCACTATTATAAAAAAATTTCATAAAATTCCATGGTTACTTCTTATCTTTTTGATGTTCGTTTCAATGTTTCCAGGAATGATAACTGGTTCTTCAACTGCTTCTGTTCTTACAGCAGGAAGTATAGTTGCTCCAATATTATTACTGATTGGAATTCCTATGACAGAAACTGCTACTATAATAGCTTTAGGTGGTTTATGTGGTATGATAGCTCCACCTGTAAATATTCCAGCAATGATAATTGGTGGTGGAATTGATATGCCTTATGTTGGCTTTACTATTCCATTACTTTTATTAACTATTCCAGTAGCTATTTTTTCAGTTTTATTTTTGGGATTAAAATATGTAAAAAAAATTGATTATGAGAAAATTAAAAATGAAATAGATTTTTCAGCAATGGAGCAATATGGAATAAAACTTTATTTTCCAGTTATACTTGCAATTTTTCTTATGATTATGGATAAAGTTTTACCAAATATTTTTAGACTTGGTATGCCTTTAATATTTATTATAAGTACTTTTGTTGGATTATTTTGTGGAAAGAAAATAAATTTTTTTAAAGTATCTAAAAATGCAATAAATGAAAGCCTTCCAGTTATGGGAATATTAATGGGGGTTGGAATGTTTATACAAATAATAACTCTCACTGGTGTAAGAGGGTATATTGTTGTAAATAGTTTAAGTCTTCCACAATCATTAGTTTACATAGCGATGGCAATAACAATTCCTTTATTTGGAGCAGTATCATCATTTGGAGCTTCTTCTGTTTTAGGTGTACCTTTCTTAATGGTCTTTTTAGCAAAGAATCAAATCATAACTGGTTCTGCAATATCATTTATAGCTTCATTAGGTGATTTAATGCCTCCAACTGCACTTGCTGGAATATTTGCAGCTCAAATTGTTGGAATGAAAGATTATACCCCAGTTCTTAAAAAATCAATAGTTCCAGCTATTGTGATTATAATATATTCTATATTGATGATTATATTTTCAAAAGAATTAGCTGCAATTATATATTAA